A region of Streptomyces sp. NBC_01788 DNA encodes the following proteins:
- a CDS encoding SMI1/KNR4 family protein, which yields MVEEHAPRTFQRLPAPATEGELRSLEQDLDLAVPADVHAFYLVRNGTGPASDFDWPTSRDAPDPTGYFLPGGEGVGPLENLGAWFEGPVAAVRLYDEPGQRYLPITTIDPDGFYGSFVDCTPGQGYGLLGDYAEAELPNPGEATFAAYLTEVANALCEWRGFRDDNAPRVIDGRLDWR from the coding sequence ATGGTTGAAGAGCATGCGCCCCGTACCTTCCAGCGGTTGCCCGCGCCCGCGACGGAGGGCGAGCTCCGCTCGCTGGAGCAGGATCTCGACTTGGCGGTCCCGGCCGATGTGCACGCCTTTTATCTGGTGCGCAATGGCACCGGGCCAGCCTCGGATTTCGACTGGCCCACATCCCGCGATGCCCCCGACCCGACCGGGTACTTCCTGCCCGGTGGTGAGGGGGTCGGCCCCTTGGAGAACCTGGGAGCGTGGTTCGAGGGCCCGGTCGCGGCCGTGCGCCTGTATGACGAGCCTGGACAGCGGTACCTGCCAATCACCACCATCGACCCGGACGGCTTCTACGGCAGCTTTGTCGATTGCACCCCCGGCCAGGGGTACGGGCTGCTCGGCGACTACGCCGAGGCTGAACTTCCGAACCCGGGGGAGGCTACATTCGCCGCCTACCTGACCGAGGTCGCCAACGCGCTGTGCGAGTGGCGGGGCTTCCGGGACGACAACGCGCCGCGCGTGATCGACGGGCGCCTCGACTGGCGGTAG
- a CDS encoding PIG-L family deacetylase, protein MTDRPLTLMAVHAHPDDEATGTGGVLARYAAEGIRTVLVTCTDGGCGDGPGGVKPGDPGHDPAAVALMRRQELEASCDVLKVSDLEMLDYADSGMMGWPGNDAPGSFWQTPVEEGAARLAEIMRHYRPDVVVTYDENGFYGHPDHIQAHRVTMAALEMTALTPKVYWTTMPRSGMQRFGEIMREFHPDMPEPDPAEAAAMAEIGLPDDEITTWVDTTAFSGQKFDALAAHASQGENIFFLKMGKERFGEFMGMETFVRVQDATGAAIPENDLFAGLR, encoded by the coding sequence ATGACTGACCGGCCCTTGACGCTCATGGCAGTACACGCCCACCCCGACGACGAAGCCACCGGAACCGGAGGGGTCCTCGCGCGGTACGCGGCGGAAGGCATCCGCACGGTTCTCGTGACGTGTACCGACGGCGGTTGCGGTGACGGACCGGGTGGGGTCAAGCCGGGCGATCCCGGGCACGATCCGGCGGCGGTCGCCTTGATGCGCCGTCAAGAACTTGAGGCGAGCTGTGACGTCCTGAAGGTCAGCGATCTGGAGATGCTGGACTATGCAGACTCCGGGATGATGGGCTGGCCGGGCAACGACGCCCCCGGATCCTTCTGGCAGACCCCCGTGGAGGAAGGCGCGGCCCGACTCGCGGAAATCATGCGGCACTACCGACCTGATGTGGTCGTCACCTACGACGAGAACGGCTTCTACGGCCACCCCGACCACATCCAGGCCCACCGCGTCACGATGGCGGCGCTGGAAATGACCGCGCTGACACCGAAGGTGTACTGGACCACGATGCCCCGCTCGGGGATGCAGCGGTTCGGTGAAATCATGCGTGAGTTTCATCCGGACATGCCGGAGCCGGATCCTGCCGAGGCCGCCGCGATGGCCGAGATCGGCCTCCCCGACGATGAGATCACCACGTGGGTGGACACCACCGCGTTCAGCGGTCAGAAGTTCGACGCGTTGGCCGCGCACGCCAGTCAGGGCGAGAACATCTTCTTCCTCAAGATGGGCAAGGAGAGGTTCGGCGAGTTTATGGGCATGGAGACCTTCGTACGTGTCCAGGACGCCACCGGCGCGGCCATACCCGAGAACGATCTCTTCGCCGGACTGCGCTGA
- a CDS encoding POT-type proton-dependent oligopeptide transporter: MLALLGLATVCLPFLYLRALSRRSALERNRLGAFTAVMAASAAFWTIFAQSGSVLSLFAAHHTGRVALGFTVPASWLQSVHPLFILLPAPFVRRLPTTTITEFAGALAAAGLSFCVMALAALLARAGDVSMAWLIAVYLLYSLGVIVLAPVGRALAAAVAPPGYINRFLALNGMFAAVGVVLGGQFYRLTAVLPLPAYFPALAGIALATAVAVAAATRRLTPHLPPAPYLAV, translated from the coding sequence GTGCTGGCCCTGCTGGGCCTGGCCACCGTGTGCCTGCCCTTTCTCTACCTGCGCGCACTGAGCCGCCGCAGCGCCCTCGAACGCAACCGGCTGGGCGCCTTCACCGCAGTCATGGCCGCCTCGGCAGCCTTCTGGACCATCTTCGCTCAGAGCGGTTCCGTCCTGTCACTCTTCGCCGCGCACCACACCGGCCGCGTTGCCCTCGGCTTCACGGTCCCCGCGAGCTGGCTGCAGTCCGTGCACCCGCTGTTCATCCTGCTCCCGGCACCCTTCGTGCGCCGGCTGCCCACGACGACGATCACCGAGTTCGCCGGAGCCCTGGCCGCGGCCGGCCTGAGCTTCTGCGTCATGGCTCTGGCCGCCCTGCTCGCTCGTGCCGGCGACGTATCGATGGCCTGGCTGATCGCCGTCTACCTGCTGTACTCGCTGGGCGTGATCGTGCTTGCCCCGGTCGGCCGGGCACTGGCCGCAGCCGTCGCCCCACCCGGCTACATCAACCGATTCCTGGCGCTGAACGGCATGTTCGCCGCCGTCGGGGTCGTCCTCGGCGGCCAGTTCTACCGCCTGACGGCCGTACTGCCCCTGCCCGCCTACTTCCCGGCGCTGGCCGGGATCGCCCTGGCAACCGCCGTGGCCGTGGCCGCCGCCACCCGCCGCCTGACCCCCCACCTGCCGCCTGCCCCCTACCTGGCCGTCTGA
- a CDS encoding chitosanase: protein MVHSAHDAADRFPTSRRTLLALIGASLVAVPLLNAPHVAASPVSAEAIGLDAPAKKEIAMKLVSSAENSSLDWKAQYNYIEDIRDGRGYTAGIIGFCSGTGDMLDLVQLYTDRKPGNVLAKYLPALRRVNGTDSHAGLDPNFPVDWRKAAQDMAFQQAQNDERDRVYFNPAVQQGKADGLGVLGQFTYYDAIVMHGDGSDPTSFRNIRKRALRTARPPAQGGGEVAYLNAFLDARVWAMKQEEAHSDTSRVDTEQRVFLRKGNLNLDPPLDWKVYGDSYHIG from the coding sequence GTGGTCCACTCAGCCCACGACGCCGCAGACCGCTTCCCCACCTCGCGCCGTACGCTCCTCGCCCTGATCGGCGCGTCCTTGGTGGCAGTCCCGCTCCTGAACGCCCCGCACGTCGCGGCGTCCCCGGTGTCCGCCGAGGCGATCGGACTCGACGCCCCGGCGAAGAAGGAGATCGCCATGAAACTGGTGTCGAGCGCCGAGAACTCCTCCCTCGACTGGAAGGCCCAGTACAACTACATCGAGGACATCCGCGACGGCCGCGGCTACACCGCCGGCATCATCGGATTCTGTTCCGGCACCGGCGACATGCTCGACCTCGTGCAGCTCTACACCGACCGCAAGCCCGGCAACGTCCTCGCCAAGTACCTGCCGGCCCTGCGCCGGGTGAACGGCACCGACTCGCATGCCGGACTCGATCCGAACTTCCCCGTGGACTGGCGCAAGGCGGCACAGGACATGGCCTTCCAGCAGGCCCAGAACGACGAACGCGACCGGGTGTACTTCAACCCGGCCGTCCAGCAGGGCAAGGCCGACGGCCTGGGAGTTTTGGGGCAGTTCACGTACTACGACGCCATCGTCATGCACGGTGACGGCAGCGACCCCACGAGCTTCCGCAACATCCGCAAGCGCGCCCTGCGCACGGCGAGGCCACCGGCGCAGGGCGGCGGCGAGGTGGCATACCTGAACGCCTTCCTCGACGCGCGGGTCTGGGCCATGAAGCAGGAGGAGGCCCACAGCGACACCAGCCGGGTCGACACCGAACAACGGGTCTTCCTGCGCAAGGGCAACCTGAACCTCGACCCGCCGCTGGACTGGAAGGTGTACGGGGACAGCTACCACATCGGCTGA
- a CDS encoding MDR family MFS transporter yields the protein MSAHTAQATGGAHPFGTRTTPTMVGCMIAAFLAILDTQVVATALPRIVGDLHGIDLFAWVTIAYVIASSVTTPIYGKLGDLFGRKVTFLSAMTLFMAGSALSGASGSMEQLIAFRVVQGMGAGGVFVSVLSIIGELFTPREGAKYYGLFGMIFAGASLAGPAVGGILTDVLSWHWIFLVNLPLGAVAFLLLAKYLHLPRQIRTSRLDYAGILTLSGAIVSLTLLTSWAGAQYAWTSPRIIGLGVTAVLCLALFIAAESRAVEPIVPLRLFKDSTFTLSLTGTIICGVVFVGSVNFLALYVQVVTGASPTTSGFVLLPMMLGLVLSSVGSSKSIRKTGKYKIFPVLSMALGIVGALLLSTMDASTPRAVSVLYMVVFGFASGMSAQVFTQAAQNTAPPEGLGAVSGVATFGRSFGTSIGISLFASIFYGRLTDEITAHVPAGALRGVDHNSLSSQSVLDSLAAPVRHAVEQAYAAALTPVFVIAVPILAVGLLVTLCMKNLKLRSQHHGDAGREPASTTGPAPAGASPEAA from the coding sequence ATGTCCGCTCACACCGCTCAGGCGACGGGCGGGGCTCACCCCTTTGGCACCCGCACCACCCCGACCATGGTCGGTTGCATGATCGCCGCGTTCCTCGCCATCCTCGACACCCAGGTCGTTGCCACCGCCCTGCCCCGCATCGTCGGCGACCTCCACGGCATCGACCTCTTCGCATGGGTGACCATCGCCTACGTCATCGCCAGCAGCGTGACCACACCCATCTACGGCAAACTCGGCGACCTCTTCGGCCGCAAGGTCACCTTCCTGTCCGCGATGACCCTGTTCATGGCCGGCTCCGCCCTCTCGGGCGCCTCCGGCTCGATGGAACAGCTCATCGCCTTCCGCGTCGTGCAGGGCATGGGCGCCGGCGGCGTCTTCGTCTCCGTCCTGTCCATCATCGGCGAGCTGTTCACCCCCCGCGAGGGCGCCAAGTACTACGGCTTGTTCGGCATGATCTTCGCCGGCGCCTCACTGGCCGGCCCCGCCGTCGGAGGCATCCTCACCGACGTACTCAGCTGGCACTGGATCTTCCTGGTCAACCTGCCCCTCGGCGCCGTCGCCTTCCTCCTGCTCGCCAAGTACCTGCACCTGCCCCGCCAGATCCGCACGTCCCGCCTGGACTACGCCGGCATCCTCACCCTCTCCGGCGCCATCGTCAGCCTCACACTGCTCACCTCCTGGGCCGGTGCGCAGTACGCCTGGACCTCCCCGCGGATCATCGGCCTCGGCGTGACCGCGGTCCTGTGCCTCGCCCTGTTCATCGCGGCCGAGTCCCGCGCCGTCGAACCGATCGTGCCTCTGCGCCTGTTCAAGGACTCGACGTTCACCCTGTCACTGACCGGCACCATCATCTGCGGCGTCGTCTTCGTCGGCTCCGTCAACTTCCTCGCCCTGTACGTCCAGGTCGTCACCGGCGCCAGCCCCACCACCTCGGGCTTCGTGCTGCTGCCCATGATGCTCGGCCTGGTGCTCTCCTCCGTCGGCTCCAGCAAGAGCATCCGCAAGACCGGCAAGTACAAGATCTTCCCCGTGCTGAGCATGGCCCTCGGCATCGTCGGCGCACTGCTGCTGTCCACCATGGACGCCTCGACCCCGCGCGCCGTATCCGTCCTGTACATGGTGGTCTTCGGCTTCGCCTCCGGCATGTCCGCCCAGGTCTTCACCCAGGCCGCGCAGAACACCGCGCCGCCCGAGGGCCTCGGCGCCGTCTCCGGCGTCGCGACCTTCGGCCGCTCCTTCGGCACCTCGATCGGCATCTCGCTGTTCGCATCGATCTTCTACGGCCGCCTCACCGACGAAATCACCGCACACGTCCCGGCCGGCGCCCTGCGCGGTGTCGACCACAACTCGCTGTCGTCCCAGTCCGTCCTCGACTCGCTGGCCGCCCCCGTACGCCACGCCGTCGAGCAGGCCTACGCCGCAGCACTCACCCCGGTGTTCGTCATCGCGGTGCCCATCCTCGCGGTCGGCCTCCTGGTCACGCTGTGCATGAAAAACCTCAAGCTACGCTCGCAGCACCACGGCGACGCCGGGCGTGAGCCCGCCTCCACCACCGGCCCGGCGCCCGCCGGAGCCTCCCCCGAAGCGGCCTGA
- a CDS encoding transposase, whose amino-acid sequence MIDAVRYLVDNGIKWRATPSDFPPWPRVYAFFGRWRDTGLVAELHDLLREVVREAEGRGACWSRRPPRPAGTPPLISVLQS is encoded by the coding sequence ATGATCGACGCGGTGCGCTACCTCGTCGACAACGGCATCAAGTGGCGGGCGACTCCCTCCGACTTCCCGCCCTGGCCGCGCGTGTACGCCTTCTTCGGCCGCTGGCGGGACACGGGGCTGGTGGCCGAACTGCATGACCTGCTGCGCGAGGTCGTCCGCGAAGCAGAGGGCCGCGGCGCGTGCTGGTCACGCCGGCCTCCACGACCGGCCGGGACGCCGCCCCTCATCTCAGTGCTGCAGTCGTGA
- a CDS encoding alpha/beta hydrolase, with product MHFTSEQRLDDAVLERKFTLGEIPGILWTPASASAPVPLILLGHPPLGLHKMYPRLVARARHAVADGFAAATIELPGSGDRPRWAAVEQARADLRRAVEAGEPVSDEIIDALVLPLVDKAVPEWQAALDALLSLPGIGGPVGYSGGVISIGVRLAVVEPRIVAAGFFAGSFVPRAVFEEARQVTIPLHVLLQWDDEGNDRQAALDLFDAFGSKEKSLYANMGGHTGVPQFAGDAAAQFFTRHLR from the coding sequence ATGCATTTCACTTCTGAACAGCGTCTCGACGACGCTGTCCTCGAGCGCAAGTTCACCCTCGGTGAGATCCCCGGCATCCTGTGGACGCCTGCGTCCGCGTCCGCGCCGGTGCCGCTGATTCTGCTCGGCCACCCTCCGCTCGGGCTGCACAAGATGTACCCCCGGCTGGTGGCGCGGGCCCGGCACGCCGTGGCGGACGGCTTCGCCGCGGCCACCATTGAGCTTCCTGGGAGCGGTGACCGGCCCCGTTGGGCCGCCGTCGAGCAGGCCCGTGCCGACCTGCGCCGGGCTGTGGAGGCCGGCGAGCCGGTCAGCGACGAGATCATCGACGCTCTCGTCCTCCCGCTCGTCGACAAGGCGGTCCCTGAATGGCAGGCCGCCCTTGACGCCCTCCTGTCGCTGCCCGGGATCGGGGGCCCGGTCGGGTACTCGGGGGGAGTGATCTCCATCGGCGTTCGCCTTGCGGTGGTCGAGCCGCGCATCGTGGCCGCCGGATTCTTCGCCGGGAGTTTCGTGCCTCGCGCCGTATTCGAGGAGGCCCGCCAGGTCACCATTCCGCTGCACGTCCTGCTGCAGTGGGACGACGAGGGGAACGACCGGCAGGCGGCCCTGGACCTGTTCGACGCGTTCGGTTCCAAGGAGAAGTCCCTGTACGCCAATATGGGCGGGCATACCGGCGTCCCGCAGTTCGCGGGGGACGCCGCGGCCCAGTTCTTCACCCGGCACCTGAGGTGA
- a CDS encoding IS4 family transposase, which yields MRVHFALPSALTAITRTVTVAAGRFAPGHLGELTAVVSFELVDAVLAQTRTVQRRLRDLPSRVGMYFLLAMCLFPEVGYRLVWDKLTGGLAGMPVAQPSAKALRDLRRRLGAAPVRSLFEVLAGPLARPTTPGVRFGAYRTVSFDGCSSLRVPDSPRNRAWLGRTAHHGYPTLELMPLVETGTRSLIGAVFGPTDEGETAYARRLLHLLGPDMLVLWDKGFDANAFLAQVSATGAKVLGRLRSNRRTPVLARLDDGSYLSVIGTVKVRIIDAEITVTCADGTVFTGSYRLATTLTDARRHPAAALVSLYHERWEHESAYYALRHTILAGRNFRSGDRAGLEQEVWALLTLYQALRAVMVEAAESLPGTDPDRCSFTVALQTARDQVVQATGIVPDEPGSLGLIGQRVLARLLAPRRHRASIRKVKSPISRYSERRDDGRPDRSRTITELTVTVLEPDPEQQPLPTVSRDDRHTVPTQRRRHRILALLQDDPTRLWRPAEIAAHFGDITLHTMYRQLSRWAETGIIHKLGPGLYAATAWTSTPLPPAQTG from the coding sequence TTGCGAGTTCATTTTGCCCTGCCGTCCGCGCTGACGGCCATCACCCGTACGGTGACCGTGGCCGCGGGACGGTTCGCACCAGGCCACTTGGGAGAACTGACCGCTGTGGTTTCGTTCGAGCTGGTGGACGCGGTTCTGGCACAGACGCGGACGGTGCAGCGGCGGCTGCGTGATCTTCCGTCGCGGGTCGGGATGTACTTCCTGCTCGCGATGTGCCTGTTCCCCGAGGTTGGCTACCGGCTGGTCTGGGACAAGCTCACCGGCGGCCTGGCCGGGATGCCGGTGGCCCAGCCGAGCGCGAAGGCCCTGCGGGATCTGCGGCGTCGGCTTGGGGCCGCGCCGGTGCGGTCACTGTTCGAGGTGCTTGCAGGTCCGCTGGCTCGCCCGACGACACCGGGGGTGCGCTTCGGCGCTTACCGGACGGTGTCCTTCGACGGCTGCAGCTCGCTACGGGTACCCGATTCGCCCCGCAACCGGGCCTGGCTCGGGCGAACGGCCCATCACGGCTATCCCACGCTGGAGCTGATGCCGCTGGTCGAGACCGGGACCAGGTCCCTGATCGGCGCGGTCTTCGGTCCCACCGACGAGGGTGAGACCGCCTATGCCCGTCGGCTGCTGCACCTGCTGGGGCCGGACATGCTGGTGCTGTGGGACAAGGGCTTCGACGCCAACGCCTTCCTCGCCCAGGTGAGCGCGACCGGCGCGAAGGTCCTGGGCCGACTCCGCAGCAACCGGCGCACCCCGGTCCTGGCCCGCCTGGACGACGGCTCCTACCTGTCGGTGATTGGCACCGTCAAGGTCCGGATCATCGACGCCGAGATCACGGTGACCTGCGCCGACGGCACCGTGTTCACCGGCTCCTACCGGTTGGCCACCACCTTGACAGACGCGCGCCGGCACCCCGCAGCGGCGCTCGTCAGCCTCTATCACGAGCGCTGGGAACACGAGAGTGCGTACTACGCGCTCCGCCACACGATCCTGGCCGGCCGGAACTTTCGGTCGGGCGATCGGGCCGGTCTCGAACAGGAGGTGTGGGCCCTGCTCACGCTCTACCAGGCCCTACGGGCCGTGATGGTCGAGGCCGCCGAGTCCCTCCCCGGCACCGACCCCGACCGCTGCAGTTTCACCGTGGCTCTCCAGACCGCCCGCGACCAGGTCGTCCAGGCCACAGGGATCGTCCCGGACGAGCCCGGCTCCCTCGGGTTGATCGGCCAGCGAGTGCTGGCCCGACTCCTTGCGCCCCGCCGTCACCGAGCGAGCATCCGCAAGGTCAAGTCACCCATCTCCCGCTACAGCGAGCGACGTGACGACGGCCGCCCCGACCGCAGCCGCACCATCACCGAGCTCACCGTCACCGTCCTCGAACCCGACCCCGAACAGCAGCCTTTGCCCACGGTCTCCCGCGACGACCGCCACACCGTCCCGACCCAACGCCGACGGCACCGCATCCTCGCGCTGCTGCAGGACGACCCGACCCGCCTATGGAGACCCGCGGAGATCGCCGCCCACTTCGGCGACATCACCCTGCACACCATGTATCGGCAGCTGTCCCGATGGGCCGAAACCGGGATTATCCACAAACTCGGTCCCGGCCTCTACGCAGCCACGGCCTGGACCTCAACGCCCTTGCCACCAGCGCAAACAGGCTAA
- a CDS encoding peptidase M23 produces the protein MRLKRISLAAVAVSAASVMGVVIPAGSASAAPAPAPTASVAPATSRAAATVAVYVWGTDVAVRAYESANNCLNRPSTSCRLLGRVTKVAGQATCQKQGQSVTAEGTTNDWWTFLDPNGPVPGGWVSNIYIQGGHKIDGVPDCA, from the coding sequence ATGCGTCTCAAGAGAATCTCCCTGGCCGCTGTCGCCGTCTCAGCCGCGTCCGTCATGGGTGTCGTGATCCCGGCAGGCTCCGCGAGCGCGGCCCCGGCGCCCGCGCCCACCGCATCCGTGGCACCCGCAACGTCCCGTGCCGCAGCCACCGTGGCGGTGTACGTGTGGGGGACCGACGTGGCCGTCCGTGCTTACGAGTCGGCCAACAACTGCTTGAACCGCCCGTCCACCAGCTGCCGTCTGCTGGGCCGCGTCACTAAGGTCGCCGGTCAGGCCACCTGCCAGAAGCAGGGGCAGTCGGTCACCGCCGAGGGGACCACGAACGACTGGTGGACCTTCCTCGACCCGAACGGACCCGTCCCCGGTGGATGGGTCAGCAACATCTACATCCAGGGCGGACACAAGATCGATGGCGTGCCCGACTGCGCCTGA